Part of the Cellulomonas hominis genome, CGGGCTTCATCTTCGCGGAGTCCTCGATCATCCGGCCGCTCGGGTTCGGCCTCGCGTTCGGGGTGCTGCTCGACGCGTTCGTCGTCCGGATGCTGCTCATCCCGGCCGTCATGCACCTGGCCGGGACGTGGGCCTGGTGGATCCCGAAGTGGCTCGACCGGATCCTGCCGGACGTCGACGTGGAGGGCGCCTCGCTCGAGCGCACCCACCCGCACCCGACGCACCGCACGGTCCCGTCCGAGCGCGAGCCCGCCCGCACCTGACGCCCGGCTCGGCCCTGAGCGGAGGGTTCTGCCCGACACGCCCGGCGTGTCCCGGCGGAACCCTCCACTCGGCGCCGCCCCCGGCCCGCGCTCACCACGCGGCGGGCCCCGCCGGACGACGGCGGCCCCGGTCCCCCGCGTGCGACGGGGGCCGGGGCCGTCGGTGCCGGACAGCGTCAGCCCGCGAGGGCGCCCGCCTGCACGTCCTGCTCGTCGTGCGCGGCGCGCAGCCGGAGGCGGTCCGCGCGACGCTGCTGCTGCGCGACGGGGTCGGCGACGGGCGCCGCGAGCAGCAGCCGCTGCGTGTACGGGTGCTCGGCGTCGATCGTGACCTGCCGCGCCGTTCCCTGCTCGACGATCTCACCCCCGTACACGACCGCCACGCGGTGGCTGATGTGCCGGACGACAGCGAGGTCGTGCGAGACGAACAGGTACGCCACGCCGGTCTCGCGCTGGATCTCGATGAACAGGTCCAGCACCGTCGCCTGCGTCGACAGGTCGAGCGCGGACACCGGTTCGTCGCAGACGATCAGCCGGGGCGAGGGCGCGAGGGCCCGGGCGATCGCGATGCGCTGCCGCTGCCCGCCGGAGAACTCCCGCGGCAAACGCGCCGCCGCGTTCTTCGGCATGCCGACGCGGTCGAGCAGGTCCAGCACCCGCCGGGTGGCCTTCTTCTTGTCCCAGCCCTGGACGATCAGCGGCTCCGCGAGCGTGCGGCCGATGGTCAGCGACGGGTTCAGCGAGCTGTACGGGTCCTGGAACACGACCTGAATCTGACGGGACAGCGCACGACGTTCCGCGCCGGCGACGTGGCTGATGTCCCGGCCGTCGAAGTGCACCGAGCCACCGGTCACCGGCGCCAGGCCGAGCAGCGCCCGGCCGATCGTGGTCTTGCCGGACCCCGACTCGCCGACGATGCCGAGGGTCTCCCCCGCGTCGACGGCGAAGTCGACGCCGTGCACGATCTCGACCGGCTTCTTGCGGAACCCCTTGACGGGGTACGAGACCTTCAGGTCCCGTGCCTCCAGCAGCGCGCTCACCGCGCCTCCCCTCGCTCGCCGGCGCCGACGAGCGGCGGGTCGGTCCGGATGGTCTCCTCGTCGAGGATCGAGGCCAGGAGCATCCGCGTGTACTCGTGCTGCGGGCGGGCGAACACGTCGACGGTCTCGCCGACCTCGACGAACTCGCCGCCGCGCATGACCGCGATCCGGTCGCAGATGTCCGCGACGACCCCGAAGTTGTGCGTGACGAGGACGATCGCCATGCCCATCTCCTGCTGCAGGTCGCGCAGCAGGTCGAGGATCTCGGCCTGGACGGTCACGTCGAGGGCCGTGGTCGGCTCGTCCGCGATGAGCAGCTTCGGCTTCGGCGCGATCGCCCCGGCGATCAGGACGCGCTGTGCCATGCCGCCGGAGATCTCGTGCGGGTACGAGCGGAACGTGCGCGCCGGGTCCGGGATGCCGACCCGGGCGAGCAGCTCCAGCGACCGCACCTTCGCGTCCTTCTTCGACATCCCGGTCGCGACCCGGATCCCCTCGACCAGCTGGGTGCCGATCGTGTAGACGGGGTCGAGGTTCGACATGGGTTCCTGGGGGATGTACGCCATCGTGGTGCCGCGCAGCTTGTTGAGCACGGACTGCGGCTTCCCGAGGATCTGCTGGCCGTCGAGCACGACGGAGCCGCGGGTGACGACGGCCTCCGCGGGCAGGACGCCCAGGATGCCGAAAGCCGTCTGGGTCTTGCCGGACCCGGATTCGCCGACCACCCCCAGGGTCTCCCCCGGCCGGACGCTCAGGCCGACGCCGCGCACGACCTCGGTGAGGTCCCCGGCCGGCGAGCGGTAGGCGATACCCAGGTCGCGGACGTCCAGCAGGGCCCCGCCGGCACTCTCGACCTCGTCGGCCTCGAAGTTCTCCGCGACCGGGGTCGTCGTCACCTTCTGCGGCTTCGGCCGGGCGCCCTCGAAGGTGTCGCGCAGGGCGTTGCCGAACAGCACGAACGCACCGTTGAGGACGCCCAGCGCGATCGCCGGGAGGATGTACTGCGACGGCGCGACGTAGAGGTTGCGGAAGCCGTCGCTGATCATGGCGCCGAAGCTCGGGATCTGGATCGAGCCCACCCCGAGGAACGCCAGGCCCGACTGCACGCCGATCGCCGATCCGAACAGGAACGTCGTGGCGACGATGACCGGGCCGCGGACGACGGACAGGATGTGCCGGCCGAGGATGCGGCTGCTCGTCACGCCCGAGACCCGGGCGGCGTCCACGTACAGCTCGCGGCTCACGCCCACGGTCTGGTTCCGGACGATGCGGTAGATCCCGGGCGTCAGCAGGAAGCCGAACACGACCATCGTCCACCGGAAGTCGCCCTGCGTGAGCGGCATGAGCAGGATCAGCAGCAGCAGGCCGGGGAAGGTCTGCAGGATCGTGGCGCCCCACTCGACCGGCGTGCGGAACCGGGTGAAGTACCCGCCGACCAGGCCGAGCAGCGTGCCGAGGGCCAGGGCGATGCCCGCGCCGATCAGGCCGGCCACCATCGCGGTGTTGATGGAGTGCAGCAGCCGGGCGAAGATGTCGCGCCCGGACGAGTCCGCCCCCAGCGGGTACCCGGGCGAGCCGATCGGCAGGTTGAACGCGTCGAGGCGCGCCTCGTTGGGCCCGTGCTGCGGCAGGACGTTCGCGAGCAGTCCCAGGACCACGAACGCCAGGATGATCACGCCGGTGATCACCGCCTGCGGGTCGCGGACCAGCCGCTGGAGCGCGTTGCGCCGCACCTCGGCCGGGGCGTCGACGTCCGCTGCCGCCGGGGTCTCGATGTCGACCGCCATCAGAACATCCTCGCCTTCGGGTTGAGCCAGCCGTTGGCGACGTCGATCAGGAGGTTCACTCCGATCGTCAGCGCCACGCTGAACGCGGTCAGCCCCATGAGGACCGGGAAGTCGCCCTGCATCGCGACGTTGAAGCTGTAGACGCCGAAGCCGGGCAGTGCGAACACCTGCTCGATGAACAGCGCCGCGCCGAACAGGTTGATGAACGTGAGCCCCAGGACGGTGAGCGCGGGACCCGCCGCGTTGCGCAGGGCGTGCCGGATCACGATCGACCGGGTGGGGACGCCGCGCGTGCGCAGCGTGCGCACGTAGTCCTTGCGCAGCTCGTCGATCATCGTCCCGCGCACCTGGTTCGCGATGTTGGCCGCGCCGCCGAAGGCCATCGCGGCCACGGGGAGGACCACGGACCGGGCCCACGCCGACGGGTCCGTCGAGAACGGGGTGAAGCCGCCGGCCGGCACCCACCCCAGGTTCACCGCGAAGACGACGACGAGGAGGATCGCGATCAGCAGGTTCGGGATCAGGTAGCCGGTGAGCATCATGCCCTGGGCGGCCTTGTCGACCCACCCGCCGCGGGTCGCCGCGAGGGTGCCGAGCACGACGGCGATCACCGCGGAGATGGCCAGCGCGGGCAGGACCACCGACATCGTCACCCCGAGGCGGGCCGGGATCGCCTCACCCACGGACTGACCGGTGAAGAAGGCGTGGCCGAAGTCGCCCCGCAGGACGTTCCCCAGCCAGTCGACGTACTGGACGACGATCGACCGGTCGAGGCCGAGGTCGGCCTTCATCGTCGCGATCGCCTCCGCCGTGGCCGCCGAACCAAGCCGGCTGCCGACGATGCTGTCGAACGAGAAGCTCAGCAGCAGCATCGTCGTGAACGAGACGATGACGAACAGCGCGGCACCGAACAGCACGCGCCGCAGAGCGAATCTCCACATTCCCAGAGCCTCAATCAGTCGTCGGTGAGGGACGACGGGTCCGCGGCCGCTGCGGCGTCAGCGCTGCGGCCGCGAACCCGCCCGGGCCGGTCGGCTACTCCGCGAGCCCGTAGCTCTCGAGGCGCACGGACATCTCGTACTCGGTGCCGAGGTAGGCGTAGCCCTCACGCGAGGCGAAGGACTCGCCGGTGAGGTACAGCGGGGCGAACCACGCGTTCTCGACGGCCCACCGGTTGATCTCCTGGTAGACGTCGCTCCCTTCGTCGACGCCCACGACCTGCGCGGCCTCGTCGAGCATGGGCTGCAGCTCCGGGTCGGTGGTGCGCAGCGGATTGAGCAGCGAGCCCAGACCGAACGCGTCCTGCACCAACGACGGGCCGGGCTGCACGGCCGAGAACCACATCACCATCGGGTAGGTGCCTGACAGCAGCGCGTTCACCGTGTCCTGCGGCGGTACCGACACCCAGTTCACCGAGATCCCGATGTCGGCCAGGGCCTGGGAGACCGTCGGCTCGAACGTGGTCGTGTAGACGGTGCTCGGCATGTCGATCGCGAACCCGTCCGGGTAGCCCGCGTCCGCGAGCAGCTCCCTGGCCCCCTCGGGGTCGTACGCGTAGGTCGAGTCGAGCTCCGGGTCGTGACCGTCCGCGGTCGGGAAGAACATCTGCTGCGTCGGAGCACCGATGCCGTAGCCGAGCGACTCCACCATGGCGTCACGGTCGAACGCCATGTTGATGGCCTGCCGGACCCGGACGTCGGCCAGGGCGGGCTGGATCGTTCCGTCCCGGTCAGTGATGTCCAGGAAGACCATGTTCGTGGTCGGGCGCTTCAGTACTGTGAACTGCGGCTCGGTGAACTGGGGGATGGACTGCGCCTGGACGGCGGCGATGTCCAGCTCCCCGGAGCGCAGCGCGTTCTCGGTCGCCGTGGCGTCCTGGATCACCCGGACCGTGACCTGCTCGAACGGGTACGCGTCGGCATTCCAGTGGTCGTCACGCTTCGTCAGGACGTAGGTCGTCCCGGCCTGGCTCTGGTCCGTGTCCAGCACGTACGGTCCGGCGCCGATCGGCTCGAGGCCGTAGGACTCCTCGGTCATGAGGTCCGGCTCGGCGATGATGCCGAGGCGGTTCGTCATGTCGTACAGGAACGTCGTGTCGTTCTGCGTGAAGGTGATGACGGTCGTGACGTCGTCAGGCGCCTCGACGGACGCGACGTTCGACATGAGGGCCTGCCCGGAGCCCGGGGTCTCGCGGATGTGCTCCAGAGTCGCGGCGTAGTCCTGCGCCGTCGCCGGCTCGCCGGTCGAGAACGTCAGGTCGTCGCGCAGCGTGACGGTCAGCTCCGTGCCGTCCTCGTTGTACTCGTAGGACTCCGCCATCTGGGGCACGAGCTCGCCCTCCGGGCCGATCACGAGCACCGTGTCGTAGATCCCGCCCCAGATCAGGGTGTCGGTCCCGGTCGACAGTTGGATCGGGTCCAGCGTGGACGGCGACCGGGTCACGCCGAGCGCGAGGGTCGTCGGGCCGGACCCACCGCCCGTGCTCGGTGCGTCGTCGGACCCCCCGCCACCGCCGGAGCAGGCGGCGAGCGCGAGGAGGGGGACCACGGCGAGGGCGGCGACGGCGCGCCGTCCGTGCCGGGACGGAGAGGACTGCATGGGAACTCCTTTGTCGGCGATGCAGTGACCGGACATCTCGCACGTCGTCGTGGAGCAGCGTCGTCGCTGGCCGGGCGGCAGGAGTCAAGCACGAACACCTCGGCGAGTGCAACCGATTGCCAGTACCGTGATGGGAACGTGACGTCGACGCTGCCCGGAGCTGCCGCGCGCTGTCCGTGGCGCCGGGCACCCTCTCGGCGTTGCGGCGCATGAGTCGCCTGTCCGGGCGAACGGGCCGCGCACTCCAATCGATTGCCTGACGGGATGGCGACGTCCGCAGGGCAGCCGGTCCACCCGGTCCCCGACGAACCTCTTGGTAGCCTCCGGCATGGCCCCGAACCCCTCGGTCGGCGTGATGCTTCCGCGCGACCTCCCCGCCGCCCAGGTCCTCCCGTTCGCCCGCGCGGCGGAGGACCTCGGCTTCGACGAGCTCTGGGTCGTCGAGGACCTCGGCTTCCGCGGCGGCTTCACCCAGGCCGCGGCCGTCCTGGGCGCCACGGACCGCATCCGCGTCGGGATCGGCATCCTCCCCGCCGCGGTGCGCAACCCCGTGTACGCCGCCATGGAGATCGCCACCCTCGAGCAGCTCTTCCCGGGCCGCACGGACGTCGGCATCGGCCACGGCATGCCGGGCTGGATGCGCCAGGCGGGGTGCTGGCCGGAGCGTCCGCTGACGTTCCTCACCGAGTACGTGACCGCGGTCCGCGCGCTGCTGGCCGGCGAGGAGGCGGCCGGCGCCCGCCTGGAGCCCGCGGTCGTCCCGGCCGCGGTGCCGCCGCTGGTGCTGGGCGTCCGGGGGCCGCGCTCGCTCGCCGCCTCTGGCCGGATCGCCGACGGCACGGTGCTCGCGGAGCCCACGACGCCGGAGTACGCCGCCGCCGCGCTCGACGCGATCGCGCCGGCCGGCCCGCACCGCGTGGTCGCCTACAACGTGGGGGCGGTCGACGACGACGCCGCCCGGGCCCTCGCGACGGCCCGCCCCGCCCTGGAGTGGATCGGCGAGCCCGACTGGGCGCCGCACCTCGCGCCGCTGCCGTACGCCGACGAGCTCGCCGCGCTGCGCGCCCGGTCCACGTCGCGCGCGGAGTTCGCGGCCGGGCTGCCGGACGCGTGGGTCGCCGACCTGGCGCTGGCGGGCACCCCGGACGAGGTGCGCGCCCGCATCGCCGCGCTCGGCCGCGCGGGCGTCACGTCGAGCGTGTTCATCCCGGCCGGGGACGACCCGCTCGCCGCCCTGGGGTCGCTCGCCCGGGCGCGCTGAGCCGGCACGGCGCCCAGCCCCGCCGGCCGGCGGCCGCCACCACGGACGCCGGCGACCACCCGGGCCCTCGACCGGTCTCCCGCGCTACGCTGCCTGCACCGGCGACGTCGCGTGCCGCCCCGCCGCCGAGGCCGCCGCACGGACCGGGGGGTTCGCCGTGGAGACACCGGGGTCCGACGACGGGTGGCGGCGCAGCCTGGTCCTCGAGGCGTACCGCCTGGAGCGCGCCGAGGGCACCTCGCACCTCGCGATGCAGGCCACGTTCGTCGCGCTGGCGCTGACGAGCATCGGCCTGCTCTCCGGGTTCCTGTCGCAGGTGTGCGCCGTCGGGTACGCGGGCGACACCTGCGTCGAGGTGCCGGACGTCGTGCTCGCGGGCATGCCGCTCGTGCCGACGGCGTTCCTCGCGTACCTCGCCGGGAACGTCCTGCGGGCGACGCTGCGCTCGTTCTACCTCCGCGCACTGGAGCGGGAGCTGGCCGGGACCGTGCCCCCGGGGCTGACGCTCCGGGCGTACCCGTGGCTCGGCGTGCCGCGCGGCGTGGAGCTGTCGCTGCACGCCAGCCCGGCGGCGGTGCGGCGGGGCGGCGCCGCGCGGGTGCTCGGCGCCATGCTGATCGGCACGCTGCTCATCGGCTACGTCGGGTTCGTCGTCGTCCTCGTCGTCGCCGTGTCGCTGCCGTGGCAGCTGCTGATGGTGGCCCTGTACGGCCTCGCGTGCGGGGCGATCATCCGGCTCGGCGCCCTGGCGGTCCTGGACGGCCGCAGCTACTTCGCCCAGGCCGTCCGCTCGATGAACGAGTCGCTGTCCGTCCCGCTGCGGCCGCGCGTGCACCCGCGCGAGGAGGGGCGCCGGACGATGGCCTCCTATCTGGCCCTCCCGCGGCCGGACTCCGCACCCAAGGCGCTGATCGCGCTCGTCGCCGGGATGCTCGCGGCGGTGGCAGCGGCGCGACCCCTGCTGCCGGCCCTGCCCGCCCTGCTGCTCGGGACGGCCGTCTACGAGCTGCTGCTGTACCAGTGCCGCTACCAGCTCAACGACCTGCGCGGCATCCGCGAGGACCAGGACGACGTGGCCCGGGCGACCCGCGGCCGCCTGCCGGTCGTCCCGGGACGGCTCGGTTCCGCCGTCCGCGCCAGCCTGGTCGCCGCCGGGGTCCGGATCTACCTCGCCGTCGGACTGACGCTGTTCCTGCCGCGGCCCGTCCAGGGCGTGCTCGCCGCGGCTGCCGCGGCGCTGGTGGTCCTCACGGTGCTCTACGAGGCCGCCCGCGCCTGGGCCCGGGGCGCGGACCGGCACGGCTGGGCGGCTGTCCTGCCGCTGGCGGTGGGCTACGCGCTCCGCGCGGCGCTCGGGGCCGCCCTGTTCCACGCCGCCTCGGGCGGCGCGGTGCCGGTGGACGGGTGGTTCGTGGCGCTCACGCTCCTGGGTGCCGCCTTCGGCCTCATGTTCGTGTCGGCCACGTGGGCCCTGCACGCGGTGTGCCAGGCCGGTCCACCCACGGGTCCCGACGGTCCCGGCTGGCGGCTGGACCGCGCCCGGGTGCACGAGCGCGGGCTGCTGCGGCACGTCGACGCCGCCCCGTGGGCCTCCCGGCCCGACCTCGACTGGCGCACGGTGCCGGCGCTGGCGCCGGTCACGTCCCTGCGCGCGCCGTCGAACCTGGCGTTCGTCGCGACCGCGGCGCTCACGGCGGTGTTCGCCGTGGCCTGGGTCGAGCCGGGCGCGGGCCCCGGGACGTGGTGGTCGGCGGGCGCCGCGGTCGCGGGCGCCGCCGGAGCCGCCGCCCTCACCCGGACGTCCGCGGCCGGCCCGGGCGGGCGGCGGCGGGCGGCGACCGCCGCACTGGCCGCCGCGGTGCTG contains:
- a CDS encoding ATP-binding cassette domain-containing protein — its product is MSALLEARDLKVSYPVKGFRKKPVEIVHGVDFAVDAGETLGIVGESGSGKTTIGRALLGLAPVTGGSVHFDGRDISHVAGAERRALSRQIQVVFQDPYSSLNPSLTIGRTLAEPLIVQGWDKKKATRRVLDLLDRVGMPKNAAARLPREFSGGQRQRIAIARALAPSPRLIVCDEPVSALDLSTQATVLDLFIEIQRETGVAYLFVSHDLAVVRHISHRVAVVYGGEIVEQGTARQVTIDAEHPYTQRLLLAAPVADPVAQQQRRADRLRLRAAHDEQDVQAGALAG
- a CDS encoding dipeptide/oligopeptide/nickel ABC transporter permease/ATP-binding protein encodes the protein MAVDIETPAAADVDAPAEVRRNALQRLVRDPQAVITGVIILAFVVLGLLANVLPQHGPNEARLDAFNLPIGSPGYPLGADSSGRDIFARLLHSINTAMVAGLIGAGIALALGTLLGLVGGYFTRFRTPVEWGATILQTFPGLLLLILLMPLTQGDFRWTMVVFGFLLTPGIYRIVRNQTVGVSRELYVDAARVSGVTSSRILGRHILSVVRGPVIVATTFLFGSAIGVQSGLAFLGVGSIQIPSFGAMISDGFRNLYVAPSQYILPAIALGVLNGAFVLFGNALRDTFEGARPKPQKVTTTPVAENFEADEVESAGGALLDVRDLGIAYRSPAGDLTEVVRGVGLSVRPGETLGVVGESGSGKTQTAFGILGVLPAEAVVTRGSVVLDGQQILGKPQSVLNKLRGTTMAYIPQEPMSNLDPVYTIGTQLVEGIRVATGMSKKDAKVRSLELLARVGIPDPARTFRSYPHEISGGMAQRVLIAGAIAPKPKLLIADEPTTALDVTVQAEILDLLRDLQQEMGMAIVLVTHNFGVVADICDRIAVMRGGEFVEVGETVDVFARPQHEYTRMLLASILDEETIRTDPPLVGAGERGEAR
- a CDS encoding ABC transporter permease, which translates into the protein MWRFALRRVLFGAALFVIVSFTTMLLLSFSFDSIVGSRLGSAATAEAIATMKADLGLDRSIVVQYVDWLGNVLRGDFGHAFFTGQSVGEAIPARLGVTMSVVLPALAISAVIAVVLGTLAATRGGWVDKAAQGMMLTGYLIPNLLIAILLVVVFAVNLGWVPAGGFTPFSTDPSAWARSVVLPVAAMAFGGAANIANQVRGTMIDELRKDYVRTLRTRGVPTRSIVIRHALRNAAGPALTVLGLTFINLFGAALFIEQVFALPGFGVYSFNVAMQGDFPVLMGLTAFSVALTIGVNLLIDVANGWLNPKARMF
- a CDS encoding ABC transporter substrate-binding protein, which codes for MQSSPSRHGRRAVAALAVVPLLALAACSGGGGGSDDAPSTGGGSGPTTLALGVTRSPSTLDPIQLSTGTDTLIWGGIYDTVLVIGPEGELVPQMAESYEYNEDGTELTVTLRDDLTFSTGEPATAQDYAATLEHIRETPGSGQALMSNVASVEAPDDVTTVITFTQNDTTFLYDMTNRLGIIAEPDLMTEESYGLEPIGAGPYVLDTDQSQAGTTYVLTKRDDHWNADAYPFEQVTVRVIQDATATENALRSGELDIAAVQAQSIPQFTEPQFTVLKRPTTNMVFLDITDRDGTIQPALADVRVRQAINMAFDRDAMVESLGYGIGAPTQQMFFPTADGHDPELDSTYAYDPEGARELLADAGYPDGFAIDMPSTVYTTTFEPTVSQALADIGISVNWVSVPPQDTVNALLSGTYPMVMWFSAVQPGPSLVQDAFGLGSLLNPLRTTDPELQPMLDEAAQVVGVDEGSDVYQEINRWAVENAWFAPLYLTGESFASREGYAYLGTEYEMSVRLESYGLAE
- a CDS encoding LLM class flavin-dependent oxidoreductase is translated as MAPNPSVGVMLPRDLPAAQVLPFARAAEDLGFDELWVVEDLGFRGGFTQAAAVLGATDRIRVGIGILPAAVRNPVYAAMEIATLEQLFPGRTDVGIGHGMPGWMRQAGCWPERPLTFLTEYVTAVRALLAGEEAAGARLEPAVVPAAVPPLVLGVRGPRSLAASGRIADGTVLAEPTTPEYAAAALDAIAPAGPHRVVAYNVGAVDDDAARALATARPALEWIGEPDWAPHLAPLPYADELAALRARSTSRAEFAAGLPDAWVADLALAGTPDEVRARIAALGRAGVTSSVFIPAGDDPLAALGSLARAR